Proteins encoded by one window of Aspergillus puulaauensis MK2 DNA, chromosome 4, nearly complete sequence:
- a CDS encoding putative Golgi reassembly stacking protein (BUSCO:EOG09262V9N;~COG:U;~EggNog:ENOG410PKK9;~InterPro:IPR024958,IPR036034,IPR007583;~PFAM:PF04495;~antiSMASH:Cluster_4.2;~go_function: GO:0005515 - protein binding [Evidence IEA]), which produces MFGALNRFIGRLDSEPSSQQSRSDNAFGFQVLRNKDPEVPLEPWFDFIIGINGRLIDDPDPNLFATEVRNCAGSRVTFAVWSAKGQRTHTISIVVPPSNPTLGLALQLAPLSSTQHIWHVLNIPSPLSPAYRAGLLPHSDYIIGTPSGTLRGESALGELVEDHLDRTLVLWVYNSEFDVVRTVDLVPTRGWGGEGALGAELGYGALHRLPVGLGEEVEGPGEVVFETRADGTSSNVPEPTGLPANVDAGVPAPPQQFLVPANMKSPPPLVPAASAPQVSHHGKKARGARASPHREFDDYFTEGEQKSKEQDHVPSRRGTPLPPPPKAGGPPQEEKGSE; this is translated from the exons ATGTTCGGAGCTCTCAATAGATTTATTGGCCGGCTAGACTCCGAACCCAGTTCCCAACAGTCACGGTCCGACAATGCCTTCGGTTTTCAAGTCCTCCGCAACAAAGACCCCGAAGTACCGCTAGAGCCTTGGTTCGATTTCATTATTGGGATAAACGGGCGTCTAATC GATGACCCTGACCCAAACCTATTCGCAACGGAAGTGCGCAATTGCGCCGGATCTCGAGTCACGTTTGCAGTTTGGAGCGCAAAG GGCCAACGAACGCATACAATATCCATCGTCGTTCCTCCTTCCAACCCAACCCTTGGCCTCGCACTCCAACTAGCCCCGCTATCGTCCACACAACATATCTGGCATGTGCTCAATATCCCGTCCCCTCTAAGCCCAGCCTACAGAGCTGGTCTGCTACCTCACTCCGATTACATCATCGGTACGCCAAGCGGAACGTTACGAGGGGAATCGGCACTAGGAGAGCTTGTTGAAGATCACTTGGACCGGACTTTGGTGCTATGGGTTTACAACAGCGAATTCGACGTGGTGCGCACAGTCGACCTTGTGCCCACACGGGGCTGGGGTGGCGAGGGTGCACTAGGAGCGGAATTGGGTTATGGAGCCTTGCACCGATTGCCGGTTGGATTGGGGGAAGAGGTCGAGGGACCAGGAGAGGTAGTGTTCGAAACGCGCGCTGACGGAACATCATCAAATGTTCCTGAGCCTACTGGACTTCCTGCCAATGTAGATGCTGGGGTTCCTGCGCCACCACAGCAGTTCCTTGTTCCAGCGAATATGAAATCACCTCCGCCATTGGTACCCGCGGCTTCGGCTCCCCAGGTATCGCACCACGGAAAGAAGGCGCGTGGGGCCAGGGCATCACCCCATAGGGAATTTGACGATTATTTCACAGAGGGTGAgcagaagagcaaggagcaaGATCATGTACCGTCACGGAGGGGTACACCGCTACCTCCGCCCCCCAAAGCTGGCGGGCCAccccaagaagaaaagggaTCAGAGTAG
- the OCT1 gene encoding mitochondrial intermediate peptidase (BUSCO:EOG09260JJW;~COG:O;~EggNog:ENOG410PGPG;~InterPro:IPR033851,IPR024077,IPR001567;~MEROPS:MER0001156;~PFAM:PF01432;~antiSMASH:Cluster_4.2;~go_component: GO:0005759 - mitochondrial matrix [Evidence IEA];~go_function: GO:0004222 - metalloendopeptidase activity [Evidence IEA];~go_process: GO:0006508 - proteolysis [Evidence IEA];~go_process: GO:0006627 - protein processing involved in protein targeting to mitochondrion [Evidence IEA]) codes for MLRPWICRTCRLQQRLHRRSITTSAPRPASASATPVHSSPSKGPDDDILRRVFDSRPFWRDFSASSSFSPNRKPAGLVQNQYLTSPDGFRAFAQVSLQKCQAIVTRVLTASTVDEYRGLVRQLDRLSDLLCRVIDLSDFIRASHPDPPVQEAAGQAYALMFEYMNVLNTTTGLHDQLRAALAQPEVTSHWSSEETIVARILLQDFANSAIHMPPQERQRFVSLSNDISQLGSTFAHSGEPARSHVVVPTNELRGLDPILIKQIKRWNPRSAAVPTVGLIPRLALRSAHSEDVRREIYQATRTSSSRQVQRLEQLLSKRTELAQLAGSPTFAHMTLKDKMARSPAAVSEFLTTLITSNRPDVQEELSQLQAQKGGQLQPWDHAYYVHQRVQQYETSQQIRKSRELAIIPEFFSLGTVMQGLSRLFDRLYGVRLVPRETAPGETWTTDVRRLDVVDEESRPLAVIYCDLFSRPNKHPNPAHFTLRCAREITPEEIAESASMDDPAVVAHPNDGMATTIDAESQTLRQLPTIALVCDFPEPSSSTPTLLSEHSVRTLFHEMGHALHSILGQTKLQSISGTRCATDFAELPSVLMERFATDPSVLALYARHWQTDQPLSENMVHHMAQNRAAHGAIYGAVENEAQILMALVDQAYHTTTSENSFLDTTKLYQQVYSTHASLPDPVDQHGRPSTSWQGFFGHLYGYGATYYSYIFDRAIANKMWEDVFEGGAAAVDRSAGERYKNEVLRWGGGRNGWECVAGVLGAHNSSNANGRLVEGGDEAMREVGRWGLGRDGISG; via the coding sequence ATGCTGCGACCGTGGATCTGTCGCACTTGTCGACTGCAACAACGCCTGCACCGTCGCTCCATCACGACTTCCGCTCCCCGACCAGCCTCTGCGTCCGCCACCCCTGTCCATTCATCGCCCTCCAAAGGCCCCGACGATGATATCCTCCGTCGAGTCTTCGATTCCCGGCCGTTTTGGCGCGacttctccgcctcctcgtccttctctCCGAACCGAAAGCCGGCCGGTCTCGTTCAAAACCAGTACCTGACTAGTCCCGACGGATTTCGCGCTTTTGCGCAGGTGTCGCTACAGAAATGCCAGGCAATAGTCACTCGGGTACTCACTGCATCAACAGTCGATGAATATCGGGGCCTAGTACGTCAGTTGGACCGACTGAGCGACCTGCTGTGTCGCGTCATTGATTTGTCCGACTTCATCCGGGCCTCCCACCCGGATCCGCCCGTCCAAGAGGCCGCGGGCCAAGCATATGCTCTGATGTTCGAGTACATGAACGTACTCAACACCACAACCGGCCTCCATGATCAGCTGCGCGCGGCGCTGGCCCAGCCAGAGGTCACGTCCCATTGGTCCTCCGAAGAGACCATTGTGGCCCGTATCCTGCTCCAGGACTTTGCCAACTCCGCAATCCATATGCCCCCCCAAGAGCGCCAGCGCTTCGTCAGTCTCTCCAACGACATCAGCCAGCTTGGGTCGACGTTCGCTCATAGTGGAGAGCCAGCACGCTCGCATGTCGTTGTGCCCACAAACGAGCTTCGCGGTCTGGACCCCATCCTGATTAAGCAAATCAAGCGATGGAATCCCCGTTCCGCCGCTGTTCCTACCGTCGGGTTGATCCCGCGCCTAGCCCTACGTTCCGCTCACAGTGAGGATGTCCGTCGCGAGATATACCAGGCTACACGCACTTCCAGCTCGCGCCAGGTTCAGCGCCTCGAACAGTTGCTGTCCAAACGCACAGAGCTAGCTCAGCTCGCAGGATCTCCCACATTCGCTCATATGACTCTCAAAGACAAGATGGCCAGAAGCCCTGCTGCCGTATCGGAATTTCTGACCACCCTCATAACTAGCAACCGTCCGGATGTACAGGAAGAGCTATCCCAGCTTCAGGCTCAAAAGGGGGGCCAGCTGCAGCCCTGGGACCACGCATACTATGTCCACCAACGAGTACAGCAGTATGAGACTTCGCAGCAAATTCGCAAGTCGCGCGAATTGGCTATCATCCCTGAATTTTTCTCTCTAGGAACAGTCATGCAGGGGCTGTCGCGTTTGTTCGACCGTCTTTACGGCGTTCGTCTAGTTCCCCGTGAGACGGCACCAGGGGAGACTTGGACAACCGACGTCCGCCGCCTAGATGTAGTGGACGAGGAGAGCCGGCCACTTGCCGTCATATATTGCGACTTATTTTCCCGCCCCAATAAACATCCCAACCCGGCCCACTTCACTTTGCGGTGCGCACGAGAAATCACTCCGGAAGAGATCGCGGAATCCGCATCGATGGACGATCCGGCGGTCGTCGCTCATCCAAACGATGGCATGGCGACTACTATTGACGCAGAATCGCAAACACTTCGTCAGCTGCCAACCATTGCTCTCGTGTGCGACTTCCCCGAGCCCTCGTCCTCTACACCGACACTTTTGAGTGAGCATAGTGTGCGCACCCTTTTCCACGAGATGGGACACGCACTACACTCTATTTTAGGCCAGACCAAACTGCAGTCCATATCAGGAACGCGTTGCGCAACCGACTTCGCCGAACTGCCGTCGGTGCTGATGGAGCGCTTCGCCACCGATCCGTCCGTCCTCGCTCTGTACGCTCGCCACTGGCAAACCGACCAACCTTTATCCGAGAACATGGTCCATCACATGGCACAGAACCGAGCCGCCCACGGCGCAATCTACGGCGCTGTGGAAAACGAAGCTCAGATTCTAATGGCACTCGTCGATCAGGCCTACCACACAACCACCTCTGAAAACTCCTTCCTCGACACCACAAAACTCTACCAGCAAGTATACTCAACACACGCCAGCCTGCCGGACCCCGTTGACCAGCATGGTCGCCCCTCAACCTCATGGCAGGGGTTCTTTGGACACTTGTACGGGTACGGCGCCACGTACTACAGCTATATCTTCGATCGAGCAATCGCCAATAAAATGTGGGAAGACGTGTTCGAGGGAGGTGCAGCTGCTGTTGACCGCTCCGCGGGTGAACGGTACAAGAACGAGGTTCTCCGTTGGGGCGGCGGGCGTAACGGCTGGGAATGTGTTGCCGGTGTCCTGGGGGCGCACAACTCGTCCAACGCTAATGGTCGTCTTGTTGAGGGAGGGGATGAAGCAATGCGTGAAGTCGGCCGGTGGGGACTCGGCCGTGATGGAATATCAGGCTAA
- a CDS encoding MICOS complex subunit MIC26/MIC27 (COG:S;~EggNog:ENOG410PP9A;~InterPro:IPR033181,IPR019166;~PFAM:PF09769;~SECRETED:SignalP(1-25);~antiSMASH:Cluster_4.2;~go_component: GO:0061617 - MICOS complex [Evidence IEA];~go_process: GO:0042407 - cristae formation [Evidence IEA]), with protein sequence MAMYQRLSASLLAGAVALYPRQAHAEEPRKPIYDDFPSESAVSLAPSTPAPEPTAATAPEPSSITTALTATKSPSSPTPTDLLTAQVRHARVFLYEQSRAAEVGFNNVLSRALHIENAFTNTIASLAPSPESGEKLTPGGIYVVVAAMAGSIVARNRGRFLRGTTPLAFGTIAAWSLLPVTMRNVSDLVWEYEKRVPAVADNHLYLRERAEQIWSTGVAHSGTARAIMEEKIGDARKKLEEVVSKGH encoded by the exons ATGGCCATGTACCAG CGACTCTCTGCGTCTCTGTTGGCCGGAGCTGTGGCTCTGTATCCCCGGCAAGCTCATGCCGAGGAGCCC AGAAAACCCATCTACGATGACTTCCCCTCCGAATCTGCTGTCTCCCTTGCCCCGTCCACACCAGCTCCCGAACCCACAGCCGCTACAGCTCCCGAACCTTCAAGCATTACAACAGCTCTAACAGCCACCAAATCGCCATCGTCTCCGACGCCGACCGACCTCCTGACAGCCCAGGTCCGACACGCCCGTGTCTTCCTCTACGAGCAGTCGCGTGCCGCCGAGGTTGGTTTCAACAATGTCCTCTCTCGTGCCCTCCACATCGAGAACGCATTTACCAACACCATCGCCTCGTTGGCACCCTCCCCGGAATCCGGAGAGAAGCTGACTCCGGGCGGTATTTATGTCGTCGTTGCTGCCATGGCTGGATCAATTGTTGCCCGTAACCGCGGCCGTTTCCTACGTGGCACCACCCCTTTGGCATTCGGTACCATTGCCGCCTGGTCCCTCCTTCCTGTTACTATGCGGAACGTCTCCGATTTGGTCTGGGAGTATGAGAAGCGTGTGCCTGCGGTGGCAGACAACCACTTGTACCTTCGGGAGCGGGCGGAGCAGATCTGGAGCACTGGTGTGGCCCACAGTGGTACGGCACGTGCCAtaatggaggagaagattggGGACGCtcggaagaagctggaagaagttgtGAGCAAGGGACACTAA
- a CDS encoding RNA methyltransferase (BUSCO:EOG0926306O;~COG:S;~EggNog:ENOG410PITT;~InterPro:IPR019012,IPR029063;~PFAM:PF09445,PF02475;~antiSMASH:Cluster_4.2;~go_function: GO:0008168 - methyltransferase activity [Evidence IEA];~go_process: GO:0001510 - RNA methylation [Evidence IEA];~go_process: GO:0009452 - 7-methylguanosine RNA capping [Evidence IEA]) has product MSGDEEPPPEVHHYEDRGQVPWDIQNYWSQRYDLFSKYDDGVWLTDDAWFGVTPEPVATKIADQIASSAPPDRKVLVDAFAGAGGNTIAFARSGHWKRVYAIEKDLAVLRCAQHNAKVYGVADKITWFQGDCFEIIKSQLKDLAPYSVLFASPPWGGPGYRSASVFDLRTMEPYSVNTLYTEFSLFTPYVILYLPRTSDLNQLAGMIKDNSPAPVMHYCMRGASKALCIFYGGFQLF; this is encoded by the exons ATGTCTGGTGATGAAGAACCCCCTCCAGAAGTCCATCATTACGAGGATCGTGGTCAGGTGCCTTGGGACATTCAGAA TTACTGGTCCCAGCGTTACGACCTATTCTCCAAGTATGACGATGGTGTTTGGTTGACTGATGATGCGTGGTTCGGCGTTACTCCTGAGCCGGTGGCTAC AAAGATCGCCGATCAAATAGCCAGTTCTGCACCCCCGGATCGAAAGGTCCTAGTAGATGCTTtcgctggtgctgggggaAATACCATCGCGTTCGCGCGGTCCGGCCATTGGAAACGAGTCTATGCCATTGAGAAAGACCTTGCGGTGTTGCGATGCGCCCAACACAATGCGAAGGTCTACGGCGTCGCGGATAAAATTACCTGGTTTCAAGGTGACTGCTTTGAGATCATCAAGTCGCAGTTGAAGGACTTGGCACCATATAGCGTGCTCTTTGCGAGTCCGCCTTGGGGAG GACCTGGATATCGATCAGCCTCCGTATTCGACCTTCGGACAATGGAGCCTTATTCGGTGAACACACTCTATACGGAATTCTCTCTCTTCACACCCTATGTTATACTTTACCTGCCACGAACGTCAGATCTGAATCAGTTGGCCGGGATGATTAAAGATAATTCGCCTGCTCCTGTAATGCACTATTGTATGAGGGGGGCAAGTAAAGCGTTGTGTATTTTCTATGGAGGCTTTCAACTTTTCTAA
- a CDS encoding M protein repeat protein (COG:S;~EggNog:ENOG410PQKZ), translating to MSSVEEPVAPAPAAEVEAEVEAEAEDIPPATPVESSAVSGGEEPVTSPDTSKDKENVRASPAKKTTTSATSATKRPVSGTSATKRPSSISGPKTASTTTRTPGSNGSTLGKPPTRPTTTSGTVRKPLSTSTTSSHRSRPSLSSADEKSRSVASSGDEKRGITGSAKRMSLAGSTTSTRAPAKSTTSTLDRRSSVASTTGSRTSTLSSTRPTTSKSTTTTTRPTTSTTATRTATRPATTTTATKRLSTAPKTSEGDAAKLQSLQGKLTESEATVESLKAELEAVNEKLAQASKTEGADNEHEDSTKALQEQHTAEIGQLVASHEEQLQGLRTQLEEAEAKRKEIEEKSVKALEDASQTAASQGDEKLSAALEELKQSHQSQLETLENELSAQKATAAGYAEQIDSLKAELQSNTDGLETANKGFETEKASALEGLRGELQAEIESLKQSKDEESRAAEESTKQSVASLEEKITSLQSQLAETESISTHGREEAVAQLAAKEKEVAELKQAVDAARAELQQTGQTSAKELDDKIKALETGHKDVIAKLKAEHDEALASATNSHADELATARATTESTSSTHAQQLEELQSSLGKAKEDAVNELTAAHQGELQALQEKLQSAEESLRKTRQDLEEGANAAQSHAIEEIESLKDKVSTLESQLSTGQDEIKALQAEVQAKQEQAETLQQNLVAFETKLKAKEAEQEGDAKAAEERAAAAEKALEEQVQTAAALSEEHAKSIEALKAEHAAELELAKADASGSHQQALEELQSKHNELLSKNSDLESSHAGNIEALETELKSTMERIASQSAAHAKELADLQQQHEEAKTKLQKELETTQTSRSAETDAEHSKAIEELLTLQESKLTDLRGGLESSHEAKLAELRKSHDAALAEVTTQLTTAQTAAQDTSVVDGLKATIADLEKKLAAAEQFVTESKTQHATEKSAIENDKNEWEQKHQATITRVEELEKLLGSSEDTKSELEAASKQVSASQEELSQLKAKHNAITKELDESRAHHTATEEKLAQGEKDLTAQIDKNMTLLNQLGEVESSISGSRKHVRELEAELAALKAERDLVKGSNVGLQGSRWATDEEKAPTSEDGQTAAVEGEDIGSSIEGTMASIQEQLKHIRSANDDWYDEHRRLVGELAQVSRRPTPKPPSQSTTPQPETLTEAVSQ from the exons ATGTCGTCCGTTGAGGAACCCGTTGCCCCCGCTCCTGCtgccgaagtcgaggccgaggtcgaggccgaagccgaagataTACCCCCTGCTACTCCGGTGGAATCAAGTGCTGTCTCTGGCGGTGAGGAGCCAGTGACGAGCCCAGATACTTCCAAGGATAAGGAAAATGTGAGGGCATCTCCCGCGAAGAAGACTACCACGTCCGCCACCTCGGCGACGAAGCGCCCTGTCTCCGGAACCTCTGCGACAAAGAGACCTAGCTCGATCTCCGGCCCCAAGACCGCTTCAACCACTACCCGCACCCCTGGTTCGAATGGAAGCACTCTTGGTAAACCACCCACGCGACCGACAACTACATCTGGCACCGTGCGCAAGCCTCTCAGCACGTCCACTACATCGTCGCATCGCTCTCGGCCGTCACTTAGCTCTGCTGATGAAAAATCTCGCTCTGTTGCGAGCTCCGGAGACGAGAAGCGCGGAATCACTGGGTCTGCTAAACGCATGTCGCTTGCGGGGAGCACCACGAGCACCAGAGCCCCGGCGAAGTCGACGACCTCCACCCTAGATCGGCGATCCAGCGTTGCGTCTACCACCGGTTCTCGCACCTCCACACTTTCCTCGACGAGGCCAACTACGTCGAAGTCGACAACCACAACTACCCGTCCTACCACTTCTACCACAGCTACGCGAACTGCCACAAGACCAGCAACCACAACAACTGCCACGAAGCGGCTTAGTACCGCACCTAAGACTTCCGAGGGAGACGCCGCCAAATTGCAATCCCTTCAAGGTAAACTCACGGAGAGCGAGGCTACCGTCGAGAGCTTGAAGGCTGAGTTGGAGGCTGTGAACGAGAAACTGGCACAGGCGTCGAAGACAGAAGGTGCCGACAATGAACATGAAGACTCCACAAAAGCTTTGCAGGAGCAGCATACTGCGGAGATTGGCCAATTGGTTGCCAGCCATGAAGAGCAACTACAAGGCTTGCGTACCCAGcttgaggaagcggaagcgaaaagaaaagaaattgaagaaaagTCTGTCAAGGCCTTAGAAGACGCTTCCCAGACGGCAGCCTCTCAGGGCGATGAAAAACTTTCGGCAGCTCTCGAGGAACTGAAGCAATCTCACCAGTCCCAGCTTGAAACTCTAGAAAATGAACTTTCAGCGCAGAAGGCTACGGCTGCCGGTTATGCTGAGCAAATCGACTCACTCAAGGCCGAATTACAATCCAATACCGATGGTCTAGAAACAGCTAACAAGGGATTCGAGACCGAGAAAGCATCGGCTCTTGAAGGACTGCGCGGGGAGCTACAGGCCGAAATAGAAAGCCTTAAGCAGTCAAAGGACGAGGAAAGCCGTGCTGCCGAGGAGTCTACAAAACAGTCAGTCGCAAGCCTCGAAGAGAAGATTACGTCGTTGCAATCTCAGCTCGCAGAGACCGAGTCTATCTCAACCCACGGCCGCGAAGAGGCAGTGGCTCAGCTTGcagcgaaggaaaaggaggtAGCCGAATTGAAGCAGGCTGTCGATGCTGCCCGAGCAGAACTTCAACAAACAGGCCAAACTTCCGCAAAGGAACTTGACGATAAAATCAAGGCCCTCGAGACCGGCCATAAGGATGTTATTGCGAAGCTCAAGGCAGAGCACGATGAGGCTTTGGCTTCTGCTACCAACTCCCACGCTGATGAACTTGCAACCGCGCGGGCCACCACAGaatccaccagcagcacTCATGCACAGCAACTTGAAGAGCTTCAATCCTCTCTTGGCAAGGCAAAGGAGGATGCGGTAAATGAGCTGACGGCGGCCCACCAGGGCGAGTTACAGGCTCTGCAAGAGAAACTTCAGAGTGCCGAGGAATCCCTTCGGAAAACCCGACAGGACTTGGAAGAGGGCGCCAATGCTGCCCAGTCCCATGCGATTGAGGAAATCGAGTCGCTGAAGGACAAGGTCAGCACCTTGGAGTCGCAGCTTTCCACTGGGCAGGATGAAATCAAGGCGCTTCAGGCTGAGGTCCAGGCTAAGCAAGAGCAGGCCGAGACTCTTCAGCAGAATCTCGTTGCTTTTGAGACCAAGCTGAAGGCCAAAGAGGCCGAGCAGGAAGGCGATGCGAAGGCTGCCGAAGAacgggcagcagcagcagaaaaggCTTTGGAAGAACAGGTCCAAACGGCTGCTGCTCTCTCGGAGGAACACGCCAAGTCCATCGAAGCGTTGAAGGCTGAGCATGCTGCCGAATTAGAGCTTGCTAAGGCTGATGCATCTGGTTCTCATCAACAGGCCCTTGAAGAACTCCAATCCAAGCATAATGAGTTACTGTCAAAGAACAGTGATTTAGAGAGCTCCCACGCTGGCAATATCGAAGCCCTCGAGACCGAACTGAAGTCAACCATGGAACGCATCGCATCCCAAAGTGCTGCACATGCTAAGGAGCTAGCTGAcctacaacaacaacatgAGGAGGCAAAAACCAAGCTTCAAAAGGAACTGGAGACTACCCAAACCTCTAGGTCTGCTGAAACAGATGCCGAGCACAGCAAGGCCATCGAGGAGCTTCTCACTCTCCAGGAGTCTAAGCTGACAGATCTTCGCGGAGGTCTGGAATCCTCACATGAAGCCAAACTGGCTGAGCTTCGGAAATCCCACGATGCCGCTCTTGCAGAAGTCACGACTCAGCTTACCACCGCACAAACCGCCGCCCAAGATACctctgttgttgatggtttGAAGGCGACAATTGCCGATCTCGAGAAAAAGCTGGCCGCTGCGGAGCAGTTCGTTACTGAATCTAAGACACAACATGCCACCGAAAAATCTGCTATCGAGAATGACAAGAATGAGTGGGAGCAGAAGCACCAAGCAACGATCACTCGTGTGGAGGAACTCGAAAAGCTCTTGGGCTCTTCCGAGGATACCAAGTCGGAACTGGAAGCGGCATCAAAGCAAGTATCTGCCTCCCAGGAGGAGCTCTCGCAGCTCAAGGCCAAGCACAACGCGATCACCAAAGAGCTGGACGAGTCTAGAGCGCATCACACCGCGACTGAAGAAAAGCTCGCCCAGGGCGAGAAGGATCTCACTGCCCAGATTGATAAGAACATGACTCTCCTCAACCAGCTGGGCGAGGTTGAATCGTCCATCTCTGGCAGTCGCAAGCACGTTCGGGAACTTGAAGCCGAACTCGCAGCCCTTAAAGCTGAGAGGGATCTTGTGAAGGGATCGAACGTAGGCCTACAAGGTAGTCGATGGGCAACTGATGAGGAGAAAGCGCCAACCAGCGAAGATGGCCAAACAGCCGCAGTGGAAGGTGAGGACATTGGTTCATCGATCGAGGGAACG ATGGCCagcatccaggaacagcttAAACACATTCGCTCGGCCAATGACGATTGGTATGATGAACATCGACG ACTCGTTGGTGAACTTGCACAGGTGTCCCGGCGACCAACGCCTAAACCTCCCAGCCAATCTACAACGCCGCAGCCTGAAACACTGACAGAAGCCGTTTCTCAGTGA